From a region of the Chloroflexota bacterium genome:
- the ahcY gene encoding adenosylhomocysteinase, producing MAKDFDIKDIKLADEGMRRIAWAEQEMPVLRQLRERFSKERPLEGIKMSACLHVTAETANLMRALQAGGADIVLAASNPLSTQDDVAAALVQYDEIPVYAIKGEDNATYYNHLKAALDHAPHITMDDGADLVSAVLKDRRELLPNLIGSTEETTTGVIRLRAMANQGVLEFPVIAVNDSQTKHLFDNRYGTGQSTLDGIIRATNVLIAGKTVVVAGYGWCSKGIAMRAHGLGANVIVTEIDSIKALEAAMDGFRVMPMVDAARIGDIFITATGDIHVLDGEDFAAMKDGAIVCNSGHFNVEIDIPALEKMAVEKKQPRQFIDQYVMADGRRINLLGEGRLINLASAEGHPSAVMDQSFANQALASEYLLTNKGKLENKVYALPVEVDQEIARLKLAAMGISIDILTEAQVTYLNSWEEGT from the coding sequence GTGGCTAAGGATTTCGATATTAAGGATATTAAGCTGGCCGACGAAGGCATGCGCCGCATCGCCTGGGCCGAGCAAGAAATGCCAGTCTTGCGCCAATTGCGCGAACGGTTCAGCAAAGAACGTCCACTTGAAGGCATCAAAATGTCGGCATGTTTGCACGTTACCGCTGAAACCGCTAACTTGATGCGTGCGCTCCAAGCTGGTGGCGCTGATATTGTGTTGGCAGCTTCAAACCCACTTTCAACCCAAGACGATGTTGCCGCAGCGCTGGTGCAATACGACGAAATCCCCGTCTATGCCATCAAGGGAGAAGATAACGCAACCTATTACAATCACTTAAAAGCTGCTCTCGACCACGCTCCTCACATCACCATGGATGATGGTGCCGACCTCGTGAGCGCCGTGTTGAAAGATCGCCGCGAATTGTTGCCAAACTTGATTGGCTCAACCGAAGAAACCACCACCGGTGTGATTCGCTTGCGGGCTATGGCCAACCAAGGCGTGCTCGAATTCCCAGTGATCGCAGTCAACGACAGCCAAACCAAGCACTTGTTTGACAACCGCTATGGCACTGGCCAATCAACCCTCGACGGGATCATCCGCGCAACCAATGTGTTGATCGCTGGTAAAACCGTGGTTGTGGCTGGTTACGGCTGGTGTTCAAAAGGCATCGCAATGCGTGCCCATGGTCTCGGCGCGAACGTGATTGTTACCGAAATCGATTCAATCAAGGCGCTCGAAGCTGCAATGGACGGCTTCCGCGTGATGCCAATGGTTGATGCAGCTCGCATTGGCGACATCTTCATCACCGCAACTGGCGATATTCACGTGCTTGACGGCGAAGATTTCGCTGCAATGAAAGATGGCGCGATTGTTTGTAACTCAGGCCACTTCAATGTTGAAATCGATATTCCAGCTTTGGAAAAAATGGCAGTTGAAAAGAAACAACCTCGCCAATTCATCGATCAATACGTTATGGCCGATGGTCGCCGCATCAACTTGTTGGGCGAAGGCCGCTTGATCAACTTGGCTTCGGCTGAAGGTCACCCAAGCGCCGTGATGGATCAATCATTCGCCAACCAAGCTTTGGCCAGCGAATATCTCTTGACCAACAAAGGCAAGTTGGAAAACAAAGTATATGCCTTGCCAGTAGAAGTTGACCAAGAAATTGCTCGTTTGAAGCTTGCAGCAATGGGTATCAGCATCGATATCTTGACCGAAGCTCAAGTAACCTACCTCAACTCATGGGAAGAAGGCACCTAG
- a CDS encoding N-acetyltransferase encodes MQIRPETSADLAAITKINQAAFGRDGEADLVIALRQATTTISLVAELDGQLVGHILFSPVQYDQAPSYIKIWGLGPLAVLPSHQRTGIGAALVKAGLEVCRQAAIQALVVLGGPEYYQRFGFQPAANWHLRCHYPVDVKFLWRWN; translated from the coding sequence ATGCAGATTCGACCTGAAACCAGCGCCGATTTGGCCGCCATTACGAAAATCAATCAAGCAGCCTTTGGGCGTGATGGCGAGGCCGATTTAGTTATTGCATTACGTCAAGCAACTACCACAATCTCGTTAGTAGCTGAGCTTGATGGCCAGCTTGTTGGGCATATTCTGTTTAGCCCTGTACAATATGATCAAGCGCCAAGCTACATCAAGATTTGGGGTTTGGGGCCATTAGCGGTGTTACCAAGCCACCAACGCACAGGTATTGGCGCGGCTTTGGTCAAGGCTGGGCTTGAGGTTTGTCGTCAGGCAGCAATTCAGGCCTTGGTTGTCTTGGGCGGGCCAGAGTATTATCAACGGTTTGGCTTTCAGCCTGCTGCCAACTGGCACTTACGCTGCCATTATCCCGTCGATGTCAAGTTTTTATGGCGATGGAATTAG
- a CDS encoding carbohydrate kinase family protein: protein MRIVVAGSIAYDYIMVFPGQFKDHILADKVHVLSVSFLVESMKRMRGGTGPNIAYNLALLGERPTVMGTVGEDFSEYRTWLENAGVDTGLIKVIEGDFTASCFINTDLSDNQITAFYPGAMAQAHRQRLPLDGHRPDFVIIAPNDPAAMAQLVIECQTNNIPYLYDPSMQAPRMNGPELLAGCRSAAALIGNDYEFAMMAEKIGCTEEELHQVVGLTVVTKGGEGATIYQNGQVYEIPAAKPTIVADPTGAGDAFRAGFVRGYLAGLPMPVTGRIASLTACYAIEHHGTQEHRHTKAEFMARYEANFGAEPLLAELFG from the coding sequence GTGCGGATTGTTGTAGCTGGATCAATTGCCTACGATTACATCATGGTGTTTCCTGGGCAATTCAAAGATCATATTTTGGCCGATAAAGTTCACGTGTTAAGCGTGAGCTTCTTGGTAGAATCAATGAAGCGCATGCGTGGCGGCACTGGGCCAAATATTGCCTATAACTTGGCTTTGCTTGGCGAACGCCCCACGGTTATGGGCACAGTTGGCGAAGATTTCAGCGAATATCGCACTTGGCTCGAAAACGCTGGGGTCGATACCGGTTTGATCAAAGTGATCGAAGGTGATTTTACGGCTTCGTGCTTTATCAACACCGACCTTTCCGATAACCAAATTACCGCCTTCTACCCTGGTGCGATGGCGCAAGCTCATCGCCAACGCTTGCCACTCGACGGGCATCGCCCCGATTTCGTGATTATCGCTCCAAACGATCCGGCTGCCATGGCGCAACTAGTGATCGAATGCCAAACCAACAATATTCCCTACTTGTATGACCCAAGCATGCAAGCACCCCGCATGAACGGCCCAGAATTGCTGGCAGGCTGTCGCAGCGCCGCAGCGTTGATCGGCAACGATTATGAATTTGCCATGATGGCAGAAAAAATTGGCTGCACTGAGGAAGAATTGCATCAAGTCGTTGGCCTAACGGTTGTTACCAAAGGCGGCGAAGGTGCTACAATCTACCAAAATGGCCAAGTTTATGAGATTCCAGCGGCTAAGCCCACAATTGTGGCTGACCCGACTGGAGCAGGCGATGCATTCCGCGCCGGATTTGTGCGAGGTTACTTGGCAGGCTTGCCGATGCCAGTTACCGGTCGGATCGCCAGCTTGACGGCTTGTTATGCCATCGAGCATCACGGTACGCAAGAACATCGCCACACCAAAGCCGAATTCATGGCTCGCTATGAAGCAAACTTTGGAGCCGAACCACTCTTAGCTGAATTATTTGGCTAA
- the mtnA gene encoding S-methyl-5-thioribose-1-phosphate isomerase → MAEVLKTVWWDEVPCLIDQRLLPATLDIVRCEDLNSVIEAIRSMQVRGAPAIGITAAYGMALAAQRSTAQTSSKLLEKLAKAKALLDAARPTAINLAWATQRMLNVAQANQTLEIDQLRQRLLAEAEAIRDQDEAMCRAIGQHGKALLAQSHNVLTHCNAGGLATAAYGTALAPIRAVHEDGQPIHVWVDETRPFLQGARLTAWELQQAGIDLTLITDNMAAYFMQQGQVDCIIVGSDRIAANGDVANKIGTYGLAVLAKAHNIPLYVAAPTSTIDLQTADGAAIPIEQRSTQEVTHIGQQAIAAAGIKVAHPAFDVTPAHLVTAIITEQGIAYPPFAEQLQTMVEAANAANTGK, encoded by the coding sequence ATGGCTGAAGTACTCAAAACTGTTTGGTGGGATGAAGTTCCCTGTTTGATCGACCAACGTCTTTTGCCAGCAACGCTGGATATTGTGCGTTGTGAGGATTTAAATAGCGTAATTGAGGCGATTCGCTCAATGCAAGTGCGAGGCGCTCCAGCAATCGGCATCACGGCAGCCTATGGCATGGCCTTGGCCGCTCAACGTAGCACAGCCCAAACCAGCAGTAAATTGCTCGAAAAACTAGCTAAAGCCAAAGCGCTGCTTGATGCCGCTCGACCTACGGCCATCAATTTAGCTTGGGCCACGCAGCGCATGCTCAACGTAGCGCAGGCCAATCAAACGCTTGAGATTGATCAATTACGCCAGCGTTTGTTGGCTGAAGCCGAGGCAATTCGCGACCAAGACGAGGCTATGTGTCGGGCAATCGGCCAGCATGGCAAAGCACTCTTGGCGCAATCGCACAATGTGCTGACCCACTGTAACGCTGGTGGTTTAGCCACGGCAGCCTATGGCACGGCGCTCGCACCAATTCGCGCAGTCCATGAGGATGGTCAGCCAATTCATGTTTGGGTCGATGAAACACGGCCCTTTTTGCAAGGGGCACGCCTCACCGCGTGGGAATTGCAACAGGCAGGCATCGATTTAACTTTAATCACTGATAACATGGCCGCTTATTTTATGCAGCAAGGCCAGGTTGATTGTATTATTGTTGGCTCGGATCGGATTGCGGCGAATGGCGATGTTGCCAACAAAATTGGCACCTATGGGCTAGCAGTGTTGGCCAAAGCGCACAATATTCCACTGTATGTTGCTGCGCCGACATCAACCATTGATTTGCAGACCGCCGATGGCGCGGCAATTCCAATCGAACAACGTTCAACCCAAGAAGTAACCCATATTGGGCAACAGGCAATTGCGGCAGCAGGCATTAAGGTGGCGCATCCGGCTTTTGATGTGACTCCAGCCCATTTGGTAACGGCAATTATTACCGAACAAGGCATTGCGTACCCGCCCTTTGCCGAACAATTACAAACCATGGTTGAGGCTGCCAATGCCGCCAACACTGGCAAGTGA
- the metK gene encoding methionine adenosyltransferase, whose product MDATTFMRAPQFFFTSESVTEGHPDKICDQVSDAILDELLAQDPMSRVACETATTTGLIVVLGEVTTKGYVEVQDIVRKVVSDIGYTRGKFGFDAETCGIIVALHGQSPDIAQGVDVALEVRDDQASREAEIEKVGAGDQGMVFGFACNETDEFMPLTISLAHQLTRRLAKVRKTGEVGYLRPDGKSQVTVEYSHGKPVRVDTVLISTQHDPNVDNERIHKDVIELVIKPVIPEGMLDENTKIFINPTGRFVTGGPMGDSGLTGRKIIVDTYGGVARHGGGAFSGKDSTKVDRSAAYAARYVAKNIVAAGLAERFELQVSYAIGVSKPLSISFETFGTAKVSDEKLLELINKHFDLRPGAIIRDLDLRRPIYRQTAAYGHFGRADIDLPWERTDKAELLRAEAGL is encoded by the coding sequence ATGGATGCAACAACATTTATGCGTGCTCCACAGTTCTTCTTCACCTCAGAATCGGTGACTGAAGGACACCCCGATAAAATTTGTGACCAAGTTTCTGATGCGATCTTGGATGAATTGTTGGCCCAAGACCCAATGTCGCGGGTGGCTTGCGAAACCGCTACCACCACGGGTTTGATCGTCGTTCTCGGTGAAGTTACCACCAAGGGCTACGTCGAAGTCCAAGATATTGTGCGCAAAGTCGTCAGCGATATCGGCTACACCCGTGGTAAGTTTGGCTTCGATGCCGAAACCTGTGGGATTATCGTCGCCTTGCACGGTCAATCGCCCGACATCGCTCAAGGCGTTGACGTGGCTTTGGAAGTGCGCGATGATCAAGCTAGCCGCGAAGCTGAAATCGAAAAAGTTGGCGCTGGTGATCAAGGTATGGTGTTTGGGTTCGCTTGTAACGAAACCGATGAATTTATGCCTTTGACGATTTCATTGGCGCACCAATTGACCCGCCGCTTGGCCAAAGTGCGCAAAACTGGCGAAGTTGGCTACTTACGCCCCGACGGCAAGAGCCAAGTAACCGTCGAATATAGCCACGGCAAGCCTGTGCGCGTCGATACCGTGTTGATCTCAACCCAGCACGATCCCAACGTCGATAACGAGCGGATTCACAAGGATGTGATCGAATTAGTGATCAAGCCTGTAATTCCTGAAGGCATGCTTGACGAAAACACCAAGATTTTCATCAACCCAACTGGGCGCTTTGTCACTGGTGGCCCAATGGGCGATTCAGGTTTGACTGGCCGCAAAATCATCGTTGACACCTACGGCGGGGTTGCTCGCCACGGTGGCGGCGCTTTCTCAGGCAAAGATTCAACCAAGGTTGACCGCTCAGCTGCCTATGCTGCTCGCTACGTTGCCAAAAACATCGTGGCTGCTGGCTTGGCAGAACGCTTTGAATTGCAAGTCAGCTATGCAATCGGCGTTTCAAAGCCGCTTTCAATCTCGTTTGAAACCTTTGGTACCGCCAAAGTCAGCGACGAAAAATTGTTGGAACTGATCAACAAACACTTTGATTTGCGCCCAGGTGCGATCATCCGTGATCTTGATCTGCGCCGCCCAATCTATCGCCAAACCGCTGCCTACGGTCACTTTGGCCGTGCTGACATCGATTTGCCATGGGAACGCACCGACAAAGCCGAATTGCTTCGCGCTGAAGCTGGCCTGTAA
- a CDS encoding M12 family metallo-peptidase: protein MRLGRSWMIIVAVMIIALLSVITATAMVSPSVSSSDGLWQNVDQQDIQQKGSREIIPVVYRTVALDLDLLQQHLRQVPQETQTKVQKSGFMLDLPLPDGQFGKFRVVESPIMAPELAAKFPEIRTFLAQSVDQPSTSARLDITPRGFHGMILSESGRIFIDPYSRNDTANYIVYDARNFVADPSKLAERTGNDYEPNPLGNPSSIIPERYSIGETLRTYRLAMAATGEYTTFHGGTVNGAMAAIVTSMNRVNGIYERDLSVRMQLIANNDLIVYTNGSTDPYTNNSGGTMLGQNQTNLTNVIGGANYDIGHVFSTGGGGVATLQSVCSSGSKARGVTGSGSPVGDAFDVDYVAHEIGHQFGGLHTFNGTTGSCGGSNRSSSAAYEPGSGTTIMAYAGICGSENLQPNSDFDFHVKSLEEISAFITTGGGATCGTTQSTGNTPPVANAGSDYTIPANTPFELTASANDTEDNGLTYDWEQYDLGAASPPNTDNGNRPIFRSFNSTASNVRTLPKLSDILNNTTTIGESLPTTNRNLTFRLTVRDNHAGAGGYGLDTAVLTVNNTAGPFLVTAPNTAIAWTGGANESVTWNVANTTAAPISCANVDILLSKDGGTSFETLLSNTPNDGDETVVAPNVNAAAARIKVRCANNIFFDISNANFTINGVNITPTPVTPTNTPTNTPTRTPTNTPTQTATATPTASPTVSVTPTASVTPTPENYSVYLPVAIKN from the coding sequence ATGCGTCTTGGTCGTTCATGGATGATCATCGTTGCAGTTATGATCATTGCGCTGCTCAGTGTAATCACTGCAACCGCCATGGTCAGCCCCAGCGTCAGCTCATCGGATGGGCTTTGGCAGAATGTTGATCAACAGGACATTCAACAAAAAGGCTCACGCGAAATCATTCCAGTAGTGTATCGCACGGTCGCCTTGGATCTTGATTTATTACAACAACACTTACGTCAAGTGCCGCAAGAAACCCAAACCAAGGTACAAAAATCTGGCTTCATGTTAGATTTACCGCTACCAGATGGCCAATTTGGCAAATTTCGCGTTGTCGAATCACCAATTATGGCCCCTGAATTAGCCGCCAAGTTTCCCGAAATTCGCACCTTCTTGGCCCAATCAGTCGATCAGCCGTCAACCAGCGCTCGGCTTGATATTACGCCACGCGGCTTTCATGGCATGATCTTGAGCGAATCAGGTCGGATCTTTATCGATCCCTATAGCCGCAATGATACGGCTAACTATATTGTGTACGATGCTCGCAATTTTGTGGCCGACCCCAGCAAATTGGCCGAACGCACTGGCAACGATTATGAGCCAAATCCATTGGGGAACCCATCATCGATCATTCCTGAACGCTACTCGATTGGCGAAACCTTGCGCACCTATCGCTTGGCCATGGCCGCAACTGGCGAATACACCACCTTCCACGGTGGCACGGTCAACGGCGCGATGGCGGCAATCGTCACCAGCATGAATCGGGTTAACGGGATCTACGAACGAGATCTTTCAGTACGTATGCAATTAATCGCCAACAATGATCTGATCGTCTATACCAATGGCAGCACCGACCCCTACACCAACAACAGTGGTGGCACGATGCTTGGCCAAAACCAAACCAACTTGACCAATGTGATTGGCGGGGCCAACTATGATATTGGCCACGTATTCAGCACTGGCGGTGGTGGGGTTGCTACCTTACAATCAGTCTGTTCATCAGGCAGCAAAGCACGTGGGGTAACTGGCTCAGGCTCACCAGTCGGCGATGCCTTCGATGTCGATTATGTCGCGCACGAAATCGGTCACCAATTTGGTGGTCTTCACACCTTCAACGGCACAACTGGCAGTTGTGGCGGCAGTAATCGCTCCAGTAGCGCTGCTTACGAGCCAGGTAGTGGCACAACCATTATGGCCTATGCCGGGATTTGTGGCTCGGAAAACTTGCAACCAAACAGCGACTTCGACTTCCACGTCAAGAGCTTAGAAGAAATTTCAGCCTTCATCACGACTGGCGGCGGCGCAACCTGTGGCACAACTCAATCCACTGGCAATACCCCACCGGTGGCCAATGCAGGCAGCGATTACACTATCCCAGCCAATACGCCATTCGAATTGACTGCCAGTGCTAACGATACTGAAGATAACGGCCTAACCTACGATTGGGAACAATACGATTTGGGAGCGGCCTCACCACCGAACACCGATAATGGCAATCGCCCCATCTTCCGTAGCTTCAATTCAACCGCCAGCAATGTGCGTACCTTGCCAAAACTGAGCGATATTTTGAACAATACCACGACGATTGGCGAATCGTTGCCAACTACTAACCGTAACCTGACCTTCCGCTTGACCGTGCGTGATAACCACGCTGGAGCTGGTGGTTATGGCTTGGATACGGCAGTGCTGACCGTCAACAACACTGCTGGACCATTCTTGGTAACTGCACCCAATACGGCGATTGCTTGGACAGGTGGCGCGAACGAGTCGGTCACGTGGAATGTGGCCAATACCACCGCTGCGCCAATTAGCTGTGCCAATGTTGATATTTTGCTCTCAAAAGATGGCGGCACGAGCTTTGAAACCTTGCTCAGCAACACACCCAACGATGGCGATGAAACGGTGGTTGCGCCAAATGTGAATGCTGCTGCGGCGCGGATCAAAGTGCGCTGTGCTAACAATATCTTCTTTGATATTTCTAACGCCAACTTTACGATCAACGGGGTTAACATCACGCCAACCCCAGTTACCCCGACTAACACGCCAACCAATACCCCCACTCGCACGCCAACCAATACCCCAACTCAAACCGCAACGGCGACCCCAACAGCTAGCCCAACTGTCAGTGTTACGCCAACGGCGAGCGTTACGCCAACCCCTGAGAACTATAGCGTTTATCTGCCTGTCGCAATCAAAAATTAA
- a CDS encoding NAD(P)/FAD-dependent oxidoreductase, with protein MQAIDRDVLIVGAGLSGISAAYYLQSRCPHKRYTILEGRKAIGGTWDLFRYPGIRSDSDMYTLGYAFRPWHSSQAIADGASILQYIRETAQIYGIDQQICFEHMVRRISWSSEQARWTVEVERLAEGDWVQYRCNFLYMCGGYYDYAQGYTPEWPSLRQFQGRVVHPQAWPQHLDYRDQRVVVIGSGATAITLVPAMAEQAQHVTMLQRSPTYVVAQPASDARAEQLRRWLPAKLAFQVIRWRAIIQGIIYYLLMRTLPKVAKRALVNMAQQELGASYDANIHFSPSYNPWDQRLCLAPDGDFFKALKSGQASVITDQIAHFTATGIQLQSGQHVAADLIVTATGLNLRLLSGIEIVVDGRKIELGTSLNYKGMMLSDVPNLALAFGYTNASWTLKCELTSMYVCRLLNYMDRHGYTSCMPKNFNPTMATEPALSFTSSYVQRVLKHLPRQGRQRPWRLYQNYLLDLLMLRLGSLDDGNMEFFRAWPSQRQIE; from the coding sequence ATGCAAGCGATCGATCGTGATGTGCTGATTGTGGGCGCTGGTTTGTCGGGCATTAGTGCAGCTTATTATCTGCAAAGCCGCTGCCCACACAAACGCTATACGATTCTCGAAGGCCGCAAGGCGATTGGTGGTACATGGGATCTGTTTCGCTATCCCGGCATTCGCTCGGATTCGGATATGTACACGCTGGGCTATGCTTTTCGCCCGTGGCATAGCTCGCAGGCAATCGCCGATGGCGCATCAATTTTGCAGTATATTCGCGAAACTGCCCAAATCTATGGCATCGATCAACAAATTTGCTTTGAGCATATGGTTCGCCGGATCAGTTGGTCATCGGAGCAAGCACGCTGGACGGTTGAAGTTGAGCGCTTGGCTGAGGGTGACTGGGTGCAATATCGCTGTAATTTTTTATATATGTGCGGCGGTTATTACGATTATGCCCAAGGCTACACCCCTGAATGGCCGAGCTTGCGCCAATTTCAAGGGCGGGTTGTGCATCCCCAAGCTTGGCCGCAACATCTTGATTATCGCGATCAACGGGTGGTGGTGATTGGTAGCGGTGCGACGGCCATTACCTTGGTTCCGGCCATGGCCGAGCAAGCGCAGCATGTGACGATGTTGCAACGTTCGCCAACGTATGTGGTGGCCCAACCTGCCAGTGATGCTCGTGCCGAGCAGTTGCGGCGTTGGTTGCCTGCCAAATTGGCCTTTCAAGTGATCCGCTGGCGAGCAATTATCCAAGGCATTATCTATTATCTGTTGATGCGAACGCTGCCCAAAGTTGCCAAACGCGCCTTGGTGAACATGGCTCAGCAAGAACTTGGCGCTAGCTATGATGCCAACATCCACTTTAGCCCAAGCTATAACCCGTGGGATCAACGACTTTGTTTAGCGCCCGATGGCGATTTTTTTAAGGCGCTCAAATCGGGCCAAGCCAGCGTTATAACTGACCAAATTGCCCATTTCACCGCCACAGGTATTCAACTGCAATCGGGCCAGCATGTGGCAGCTGATCTGATTGTCACAGCAACTGGCTTGAATTTGCGCTTGCTCAGCGGAATTGAAATTGTGGTTGATGGCCGTAAGATTGAATTGGGCACAAGCTTGAATTACAAAGGTATGATGCTCAGCGATGTGCCCAATTTGGCCTTGGCTTTTGGCTATACCAACGCTTCTTGGACGCTCAAATGCGAATTAACCTCGATGTATGTTTGTCGTTTATTGAATTATATGGATCGCCATGGCTACACCAGTTGTATGCCCAAGAATTTTAACCCCACTATGGCGACTGAGCCGGCGCTTAGTTTCACCTCAAGCTATGTTCAACGGGTGCTCAAACATTTGCCGCGCCAAGGCCGCCAACGCCCATGGCGGCTCTACCAAAACTACCTACTTGATTTGTTGATGTTGCGGCTTGGCTCGCTCGATGATGGCAATATGGAGTTTTTTCGCGCTTGGCCCAGCCAACGTCAGATTGAATAA
- a CDS encoding DNA photolyase family protein yields the protein MPVICWFRRDLRLTDHRALYAAAEASAGAVIPVFILDDAILHDGYVGAALTAVTLAMLEALDHDLQQRGSRLIVRHGQPLAELQRLVSETHASGVYWNRDYLPYAIKRDSAVKHWLREQGLQAHSFHDSVLVEPEGLKTKTEQKPYLVYGSYVKRWSELAYHQAEQLVPAPSKLVAPPSDLASLPIPTVADLGFDLQQTIPQVGEPIAQQRLAQFFDRRRKLSVLKYAEAREVPAEAGTSQISVDLRMGTISIRQCLKQAVDLLTEPLTAEQRQGVDTWIKELAWRDYYTQLIYHNPHMLNGSLDPRYDQIEWRNDPAEFAAWQQGQTGYPIVDAGQRQLNQMAWMHNRVRMISASFLIKDLLIDWRWGERYFMQQLCDGDPTANNGGWQWAAGSSGPSAQPYFRIFNPIAQSKKHDPNGQYIRRFVPELANVPNRYIHEPWTMPPALQEHVGCVIGRDYPAPLVEHSFARERTLAAYRTALQTND from the coding sequence ATGCCTGTGATTTGTTGGTTCCGCCGCGACTTACGATTAACCGATCATCGCGCCTTGTATGCCGCTGCCGAAGCCAGTGCTGGGGCGGTTATTCCAGTCTTTATTTTGGATGATGCGATTCTGCACGATGGCTATGTTGGAGCAGCCCTGACCGCCGTAACTCTTGCCATGCTCGAAGCGCTCGATCACGATTTGCAGCAGCGAGGCAGTCGTTTGATTGTGCGCCATGGCCAGCCGCTAGCCGAATTGCAACGCCTCGTGAGCGAAACCCACGCCAGCGGCGTATATTGGAATCGCGATTATTTGCCTTATGCGATCAAGCGTGATAGCGCAGTTAAGCACTGGTTGCGCGAACAAGGCTTGCAAGCCCATTCGTTTCACGATAGCGTTTTAGTTGAGCCAGAGGGGCTAAAAACCAAAACCGAGCAAAAGCCCTATTTGGTCTATGGATCATATGTCAAGCGCTGGAGTGAATTAGCCTATCACCAAGCTGAGCAACTTGTGCCTGCCCCAAGTAAACTTGTAGCGCCGCCAAGCGATTTGGCGAGTTTGCCAATTCCAACCGTTGCTGATTTGGGCTTCGATTTGCAGCAAACGATTCCACAGGTTGGCGAACCAATTGCCCAGCAACGCTTGGCGCAGTTTTTTGACCGTCGGCGGAAGCTTTCGGTGCTCAAGTATGCCGAAGCCCGCGAAGTACCTGCCGAGGCCGGAACCTCGCAAATTTCGGTTGATTTGCGCATGGGCACGATTTCGATTCGCCAATGTTTGAAACAGGCTGTCGATCTGCTGACCGAGCCATTAACCGCTGAACAGCGCCAAGGAGTCGATACCTGGATCAAAGAATTAGCTTGGCGCGATTACTACACCCAATTGATCTACCACAACCCGCATATGCTCAACGGCTCGCTCGATCCACGCTACGATCAGATTGAATGGCGCAATGATCCCGCTGAATTTGCGGCGTGGCAACAAGGCCAAACCGGTTATCCAATTGTTGATGCAGGCCAGCGCCAACTCAACCAAATGGCGTGGATGCATAATCGAGTGCGCATGATCAGCGCCTCATTTTTGATCAAAGATTTACTGATTGATTGGCGTTGGGGTGAGCGCTATTTTATGCAGCAGCTCTGCGATGGCGACCCGACCGCCAATAATGGTGGTTGGCAGTGGGCAGCAGGTTCAAGTGGACCATCCGCCCAACCCTATTTTCGCATTTTCAATCCAATTGCCCAGAGCAAAAAGCACGACCCAAACGGCCAGTATATTCGGCGATTTGTGCCCGAATTGGCTAACGTGCCCAATCGCTATATTCATGAGCCATGGACGATGCCACCAGCCTTGCAAGAACATGTTGGCTGTGTGATTGGGCGCGATTATCCTGCGCCGCTGGTTGAACATAGTTTCGCCCGTGAACGCACACTGGCAGCCTATCGCACAGCCCTGCAAACCAACGATTAA